A region of Dermabacter vaginalis DNA encodes the following proteins:
- a CDS encoding ABC transporter ATP-binding protein, translating to MTTIDTSVDNSAVTPALSMRGLRKSFDGTEVLHGVSLEVPRGSFYAIVGPNGAGKTTALSIATGLLRPDDGSAEVLGTDVWSHPNDAKAQMGVLADGLPTFDRLTGRELLTYVGLIRGMDIDTVNTRAQSLLEALGLADSEGKLVTDYSAGMTKKILLACALIHAPRLLVLDEPLEAVDPVSAHGIRTFLTSYVEGGGTVVISSHVMELVEGLCTHVAIIADGEVRAEGTIDEVRRGGSLTDRFIEIAGVDEAQGDLSWLNQ from the coding sequence ATGACTACCATTGACACATCGGTCGATAACTCGGCCGTAACACCAGCACTGTCCATGCGTGGCCTGCGCAAATCCTTCGACGGCACCGAGGTTCTCCACGGTGTCTCACTCGAAGTTCCGCGCGGATCGTTCTACGCGATCGTCGGCCCCAACGGCGCTGGCAAAACAACGGCCCTGTCGATCGCGACAGGCTTGCTCCGCCCCGACGACGGCAGCGCCGAGGTACTCGGGACCGACGTCTGGTCGCACCCGAACGACGCCAAGGCGCAGATGGGCGTTCTCGCGGATGGGCTTCCGACGTTTGACCGGCTCACGGGCCGCGAACTCCTCACATACGTGGGTCTCATCCGCGGCATGGACATCGACACGGTGAACACTCGCGCGCAGTCACTCCTCGAGGCGCTCGGTCTCGCCGATAGCGAAGGCAAACTCGTCACCGACTACTCCGCGGGCATGACGAAGAAGATCCTGCTCGCGTGCGCCCTCATCCATGCGCCGCGCCTGCTCGTGCTCGACGAGCCACTCGAAGCCGTCGACCCGGTCTCAGCCCACGGCATCCGCACCTTCCTCACCTCGTACGTCGAAGGTGGAGGCACCGTCGTCATCTCGAGCCACGTCATGGAACTCGTCGAGGGCCTGTGCACGCACGTTGCCATCATCGCCGATGGCGAAGTGCGCGCCGAGGGCACGATCGACGAGGTTCGACGTGGCGGCAGCCTCACGGATCGCTTCATTGAAATCGCCGGTGTCGACGAAGCACAGGGGGATCTTTCGTGGCTGAACCAGTAA
- a CDS encoding holo-ACP synthase, which translates to MSNPSNAREHSFVPLGGEAVSGIGVDIVDIERLGDRLERQPRLCERLFAPEERELKLASLAARVAAKEALGKALGNPGDLSWHDAIVRRTETGRPYLVLRGAALETAIAQDVRFAHLSLSHDGNLATAMVVLETVGNRGRAHGDEEPQS; encoded by the coding sequence ATGTCGAACCCCTCGAATGCGCGTGAGCACAGCTTCGTGCCCCTCGGGGGTGAAGCAGTTTCGGGAATCGGCGTGGATATTGTGGATATCGAGCGTCTCGGTGACCGGCTCGAGCGGCAACCGCGGCTTTGCGAGAGGCTTTTCGCGCCCGAGGAGCGAGAGCTGAAGCTTGCTTCTCTTGCTGCGCGCGTCGCCGCGAAGGAGGCGCTTGGTAAGGCGCTCGGGAATCCGGGCGACCTGTCGTGGCACGACGCGATCGTGCGCCGCACGGAGACCGGTCGCCCCTATCTCGTGCTTCGCGGCGCCGCGCTCGAGACCGCGATTGCGCAGGACGTACGATTCGCGCACCTGTCCCTTTCGCACGACGGCAACCTCGCGACCGCGATGGTTGTGCTGGAAACCGTCGGAAACCGTGGGCGGGCGCACGGGGATGAGGAGCCCCAATCATGA
- a CDS encoding GNAT family N-acetyltransferase: protein MTRADAPVLARLERELFPDEAWSLDMVLDEITHPSRAYVAAVDEAGGVLGYAGIFVGGDAADVQTIGTIREGAGIGRALLAWCEERAREEGAASLFLEVRCDNARARDLYVRAGFAEIGVRRGYYRTPDGPIDAIAMHKPLPTRIP from the coding sequence GTGACACGTGCGGATGCTCCTGTGCTCGCGCGTCTGGAACGTGAGCTCTTCCCGGATGAGGCGTGGAGTCTCGATATGGTTCTCGACGAGATCACCCACCCGAGCCGCGCCTACGTTGCCGCAGTTGACGAGGCCGGCGGTGTTCTCGGCTACGCGGGAATCTTTGTTGGGGGCGATGCCGCCGATGTGCAAACGATCGGCACGATTCGCGAGGGGGCGGGGATTGGGCGTGCCCTCCTCGCGTGGTGCGAGGAACGTGCGCGCGAGGAAGGCGCCGCGAGTTTGTTCCTCGAAGTGCGGTGCGATAACGCCCGGGCGAGAGACCTGTACGTGCGAGCGGGCTTCGCCGAGATAGGTGTGAGGCGAGGCTATTACCGCACCCCCGATGGGCCGATCGATGCAATCGCCATGCACAAACCCCTCCCCACTCGAATTCCATAG
- the coaA gene encoding type I pantothenate kinase: MLDHLDSDASFARDPHQGRAALDDSHLTPFTEISRADWARLSDQTPLPMTPEEVKEIRGQGDPLDYAEVNDIYRPISRLLNLQVMTAQHLRNLRQSFLQEHFRRTPFVIGVAGSVAVGKSTTARLLRLLTARWPETPRAQLITTDGFLYPTAELKRRGILERKGFPESYDRRALLRFIADVKSGKDRVEAPVYSHISYDRVPGERIIVERPDVLIVEGLNVLQPARPRADGRLGVAVSDFFDFSVYVDAKEDDIRRWYIDRFLTLRETAFSNPESYFRNYADLSDTEAIERAGHVWDTINGPNLKENVQPTRGRADLILRKGPNHQIHSVLLRRI; the protein is encoded by the coding sequence ATGCTCGACCACTTGGACTCTGACGCCTCCTTTGCCCGCGACCCGCATCAGGGCCGCGCGGCGCTCGATGACTCCCATCTCACTCCCTTCACGGAGATCAGTCGCGCAGATTGGGCAAGGCTCAGCGACCAAACGCCGCTTCCCATGACACCCGAGGAAGTCAAGGAAATCCGCGGTCAGGGCGACCCTCTCGACTACGCCGAGGTCAACGACATTTACCGGCCCATTTCACGACTGCTCAACCTTCAGGTCATGACCGCGCAACACCTGCGCAACCTTCGCCAGAGCTTCCTCCAAGAGCACTTCCGCCGCACCCCCTTCGTGATCGGCGTCGCCGGCTCGGTCGCGGTTGGCAAATCCACGACGGCGCGCCTCTTGCGCCTCCTCACAGCGCGTTGGCCTGAAACTCCGCGCGCCCAGCTCATCACGACCGACGGCTTCCTCTACCCCACCGCAGAGCTCAAGCGCCGCGGCATCCTCGAACGAAAAGGTTTTCCCGAAAGCTACGATCGCCGGGCACTCTTACGATTCATCGCCGACGTCAAGAGCGGCAAGGACCGCGTCGAAGCGCCCGTCTACTCACATATTTCCTACGACCGCGTTCCAGGCGAACGCATCATCGTGGAACGCCCCGATGTGCTCATCGTCGAGGGCCTCAACGTGCTCCAGCCGGCTCGCCCTCGCGCCGACGGCCGCCTCGGTGTTGCCGTCTCCGATTTCTTCGATTTCTCGGTCTACGTCGATGCCAAGGAAGACGACATCCGCCGCTGGTACATCGACCGCTTCCTGACACTGCGCGAAACCGCTTTCTCGAACCCCGAGTCGTATTTCCGCAACTACGCCGATCTCAGCGACACCGAAGCAATCGAGCGTGCCGGCCACGTGTGGGACACAATCAACGGCCCGAACCTCAAGGAAAACGTGCAGCCCACGCGTGGGCGTGCCGACCTCATCCTCCGCAAAGGGCCAAACCACCAGATCCACTCGGTTTTGCTACGCCGCATCTAG
- the tsaB gene encoding tRNA (adenosine(37)-N6)-threonylcarbamoyltransferase complex dimerization subunit type 1 TsaB, with translation MANLTLGIDTSGAVSVAVADGRQVLSRRMDERARHHDEVLLEMIDAALAEAGASRADISCVVAGRGPGPFTGLRVGLVTARSIATILGARLIGLPSLDAIALEAAKESPDAKTIAVALDARRREVYWALYEVSGGFSDASSREIVRTFEPGVAAPAEVASSLAAADVLVGSGAHLYPEILPPTGELRHADAGFLIQAALNAEARGEDLSSTEPLYLREADAAKPKRRKSALGLGDRPA, from the coding sequence ATGGCTAATCTGACGCTGGGAATTGATACGTCGGGTGCGGTGAGCGTGGCGGTTGCCGACGGCCGCCAGGTTTTATCGCGCCGCATGGATGAGCGTGCGCGGCACCACGACGAGGTACTCCTTGAGATGATCGACGCGGCGCTCGCCGAGGCGGGTGCGTCGCGCGCGGACATTTCGTGCGTCGTTGCTGGCCGCGGGCCGGGGCCTTTTACCGGGCTGCGTGTGGGTCTTGTGACGGCGCGGTCGATCGCCACGATCTTAGGTGCGCGGCTCATTGGCCTGCCGAGTCTCGACGCGATTGCGCTCGAGGCGGCGAAGGAGAGTCCGGACGCAAAAACGATCGCGGTTGCGCTCGACGCGCGACGCCGCGAGGTGTACTGGGCGCTCTACGAAGTCAGTGGTGGCTTTTCCGACGCTTCTTCGCGCGAGATTGTGCGCACGTTTGAGCCGGGAGTCGCTGCGCCGGCAGAGGTGGCGTCGAGTCTTGCCGCCGCCGATGTTCTCGTGGGAAGCGGCGCGCATTTGTACCCGGAGATCTTGCCACCCACGGGCGAGCTGCGCCATGCGGATGCGGGCTTTCTCATCCAGGCCGCGCTGAATGCTGAGGCGCGAGGTGAGGATCTCAGTTCCACGGAGCCTCTTTATTTGCGCGAGGCCGATGCCGCGAAGCCAAAGCGCCGTAAGTCGGCGCTCGGTCTCGGCGACCGACCCGCCTAG
- the glmS gene encoding glutamine--fructose-6-phosphate transaminase (isomerizing) yields MCGIVGYAGPAAAGTSSRPSEVVLGGLSRLEYRGYDSAGLARCGDGEIELFKASGKIQNLRDKLEGQESSISSVAIGHTRWATHGGPSDVNAHPHLGGKNGEIALVHNGIIENFASLKKDLAEAGYECVSDTDSEVVAHLLAREFENAENLTEAMRACVARLEGAFTLLAIHKDTPGTIVAARRNSPLVVGLGEGENFLGSDVAAFVDHTKRAVEIGQDQIVTVSAESIDVIGFDGTPVPEPKQYTIEWDAASAQKSGYPSFMAKEIHEQAKAISDTLLGRLENNEIVLDEMHIDPSHLRSIDKIIVVACGTAANAGEVVKYAIEHWCRIPVEVELAHEFRYRDPIVHERTLVVAISQSGETMDTLMAVRYAKEQGAKVVAICNTRGATIPRESDAAIYLHVGPEIAVASTKAYLGQIAACYLLGLFLAQVRGNLYGDEIEAIMRDLEEIPAKIQSVLDNSGQVEKLARDMVDATSVLFLGRHVGFPTALEGALKLKEIAYIHAEGFAAGELKHGPIALVEEGQPVFIVVPSPRGRDSLHAKVVSNIQEVRARGAHTLVIAEEGDSDVEPYADVVIRYPQTRTLFAPLLTIIPLQIFACELATAKGLDVDQPRNLAKSVTVE; encoded by the coding sequence ATGTGTGGAATTGTGGGATATGCAGGACCCGCCGCCGCGGGCACGTCGTCGCGACCGAGTGAGGTCGTTCTCGGGGGACTTAGCCGCCTCGAATACCGGGGCTACGACTCGGCAGGCCTCGCGAGGTGTGGCGATGGCGAAATCGAGCTCTTCAAGGCCTCGGGGAAGATTCAGAACCTTCGCGACAAGCTTGAGGGGCAGGAATCGTCGATTTCGAGTGTGGCCATTGGGCATACGCGCTGGGCGACTCATGGAGGCCCGAGCGACGTTAACGCCCACCCGCATCTCGGCGGGAAGAACGGCGAGATCGCGCTCGTGCACAACGGCATCATTGAAAACTTCGCGTCCCTCAAAAAGGACCTCGCTGAGGCAGGCTACGAGTGCGTGTCGGATACCGACTCGGAGGTGGTGGCGCACCTGCTCGCACGCGAATTCGAGAACGCCGAGAACCTCACGGAAGCGATGCGCGCGTGTGTCGCTCGTCTCGAGGGGGCGTTCACGCTGCTCGCGATCCACAAGGACACCCCGGGAACAATTGTGGCGGCGAGGCGCAATAGCCCTCTCGTTGTGGGGCTTGGTGAGGGGGAAAACTTCCTCGGCTCCGATGTTGCGGCATTCGTGGACCACACGAAGCGCGCGGTTGAAATCGGCCAAGATCAGATTGTGACCGTGAGTGCCGAGAGCATCGACGTGATCGGCTTTGACGGCACGCCCGTTCCCGAACCGAAGCAGTACACGATCGAGTGGGACGCGGCCTCCGCGCAAAAATCCGGCTACCCCTCCTTCATGGCGAAGGAGATTCACGAGCAGGCGAAGGCCATCTCCGATACCCTCCTCGGGCGCCTCGAGAACAATGAGATCGTTCTCGACGAAATGCACATCGACCCCTCGCACTTGCGTTCGATCGACAAGATCATCGTGGTCGCGTGCGGCACTGCCGCCAACGCCGGCGAGGTCGTCAAGTACGCGATCGAACACTGGTGCCGCATCCCCGTCGAAGTGGAACTGGCCCACGAGTTCCGCTACCGCGACCCGATCGTGCACGAGCGCACGCTCGTCGTTGCCATCTCGCAATCGGGTGAAACGATGGATACCCTCATGGCGGTGCGCTACGCGAAAGAGCAGGGTGCGAAGGTCGTCGCGATCTGCAACACGCGTGGTGCCACCATCCCTCGCGAATCTGACGCCGCCATCTACTTGCACGTGGGCCCGGAAATCGCCGTGGCCTCCACAAAGGCGTACCTTGGCCAAATCGCCGCGTGCTACCTGCTCGGTCTTTTCCTCGCACAGGTGCGGGGCAATCTTTACGGGGACGAAATCGAGGCGATCATGCGCGACCTCGAGGAGATTCCCGCCAAGATCCAGAGCGTCCTCGACAACTCCGGTCAGGTGGAAAAGCTCGCGCGTGACATGGTCGATGCCACGAGCGTGCTGTTCCTCGGTCGCCACGTGGGCTTCCCGACCGCACTCGAAGGTGCCCTGAAACTCAAAGAGATCGCCTACATTCACGCGGAAGGCTTCGCCGCGGGCGAACTCAAGCACGGACCGATCGCCCTCGTGGAAGAGGGGCAGCCGGTGTTCATCGTTGTGCCGAGTCCCCGAGGTCGCGATTCGCTTCACGCAAAAGTCGTCTCGAACATTCAGGAGGTGCGTGCCCGCGGCGCCCACACACTTGTGATTGCCGAAGAGGGAGATTCTGATGTCGAGCCCTATGCCGATGTGGTGATCCGTTACCCGCAAACGCGCACCCTGTTCGCGCCGCTGCTGACGATCATCCCGCTGCAAATTTTCGCGTGTGAGCTTGCCACGGCGAAGGGGCTCGACGTTGATCAGCCTCGAAACCTCGCGAAGTCGGTCACGGTCGAGTAA
- the alr gene encoding alanine racemase, whose product MNLTPDIDPLMSPNRAEVSLKAIAHNAAQLRAAIPDYIALMAVVKADGYGHGMVDAARAAIAGGATWLGVAHPATALDLARAELEVPILAWLHEPVSAKEVLPHAIGAGVDLAVSSLEQLEAVIDAARSIERRVRVHVALDTGMGREGARGEQIEAIGAAILESSHVSLAGAMSHLYNADVPGEASVREQAERFDAMCERLEAAAGPIPLRHLSASAGALVGEEFRYDMVRPGITLYGYSPVETDLDLRPAMSLTSRISLVKRVEAGQVVGYGARYVTERPTTLALVPIGYADGLDRRLTNRLQVLVQTASTSRLVPQVGTISMDQIVLDLGPETDASPGDRVVIFGDPQRYPGVWTAEDLAREAGTIPYEILTSISSRVPRVALPLVTDPSERTWSVQGDRPAPRSFTVHTSGAEDTRRAARAIAHHAKAGDLFVLDGPLGAGKTTFTQGFARALDVRGNVASPTFVIARVHPANAEGPDLVHVDAYRLDEDWDIEDLDLDSDLDTSITLVEWGRDRVEHLASSYAIVELHREESLQGGPLDDDPDDTDEERSLSVTFVGERYTREELVRIGIDLREAGFSPEQGGE is encoded by the coding sequence ATGAACCTGACACCGGACATCGACCCTCTTATGAGCCCTAACCGGGCGGAAGTCTCGCTCAAGGCGATCGCGCACAATGCCGCGCAGCTGCGCGCCGCGATCCCGGATTACATCGCCCTCATGGCGGTCGTCAAGGCTGACGGCTACGGGCACGGCATGGTCGATGCGGCTCGCGCGGCGATTGCCGGCGGTGCGACCTGGCTGGGCGTTGCCCACCCCGCGACAGCCCTTGACCTCGCGCGTGCCGAGCTCGAGGTGCCGATCCTCGCGTGGCTGCATGAGCCGGTTTCGGCCAAGGAGGTTCTCCCACACGCGATCGGCGCCGGCGTAGACCTCGCGGTGAGCTCCCTCGAGCAGCTTGAGGCAGTGATCGATGCAGCGCGTTCGATTGAGCGCCGCGTCCGCGTGCATGTCGCGCTCGATACGGGAATGGGGCGCGAAGGCGCGCGTGGCGAGCAGATCGAAGCGATTGGCGCGGCGATTCTCGAGAGCTCACACGTGTCGCTCGCGGGCGCCATGAGCCACCTGTATAACGCGGATGTGCCAGGTGAGGCGAGCGTGCGAGAGCAGGCTGAGCGGTTTGACGCGATGTGCGAGCGTCTTGAAGCTGCCGCGGGCCCGATTCCGCTGCGTCACCTGTCGGCAAGTGCCGGGGCGCTCGTGGGCGAGGAGTTCCGTTACGACATGGTGCGCCCGGGCATTACGCTGTACGGCTACTCGCCGGTCGAGACCGATCTGGATCTTCGCCCCGCGATGTCGCTGACGTCGCGTATCTCGCTTGTGAAGCGCGTCGAAGCGGGGCAGGTCGTGGGGTATGGCGCTCGCTATGTGACCGAGCGGCCCACGACTCTCGCACTCGTGCCGATCGGCTACGCCGACGGCCTGGATCGACGGCTCACGAACCGGCTCCAGGTGCTCGTGCAGACGGCGTCGACGTCGCGGCTTGTTCCTCAAGTGGGCACGATTTCGATGGATCAGATCGTTCTTGATCTCGGGCCCGAAACTGACGCCTCGCCGGGCGACCGCGTCGTGATTTTCGGCGACCCTCAGCGTTACCCGGGGGTGTGGACTGCGGAGGACCTCGCGCGTGAGGCAGGGACGATTCCGTACGAGATCCTGACATCTATCTCCTCGCGCGTTCCTCGAGTGGCGTTGCCTCTCGTGACTGATCCGTCCGAGCGAACGTGGAGTGTGCAGGGCGACCGCCCGGCGCCGCGATCGTTCACGGTGCACACGAGTGGCGCGGAAGATACGAGGCGTGCGGCACGCGCGATCGCGCATCATGCGAAGGCCGGCGATCTCTTCGTGCTGGACGGGCCGCTCGGCGCTGGAAAGACGACATTCACGCAAGGGTTCGCGCGGGCCCTCGATGTTCGCGGCAATGTGGCATCGCCGACGTTCGTGATTGCGCGCGTGCATCCCGCGAATGCAGAAGGCCCTGATCTTGTGCACGTCGATGCGTATCGGCTCGACGAGGACTGGGATATCGAAGATCTGGATCTGGATTCGGATCTTGACACGTCGATCACGCTCGTTGAGTGGGGCCGCGACCGCGTAGAGCATCTTGCAAGCTCATATGCGATCGTTGAGCTCCATCGCGAAGAGAGCCTGCAGGGTGGGCCGCTTGATGATGACCCGGATGACACGGATGAGGAGCGCAGCCTCAGCGTGACGTTTGTGGGCGAGCGTTATACGCGCGAAGAGCTCGTGCGTATTGGCATTGATTTGCGCGAGGCTGGTTTTAGCCCGGAACAGGGCGGGGAGTGA
- the glmM gene encoding phosphoglucosamine mutase has protein sequence MARLFGTDGVRGVANKDITAELAVELAVAAAHVLGQFGAFEARNSGERQAKPRAVVAHDPRPSGDFISAAICAGLASAGVDVLDAGVLPTPGLAYLVKDSGADLGVMISASHNPHPDNGIKFFARGGTKLPDEVEDAIEARLHEEWARPLGAEVGSIAPYENAVDAYVAHLLSTLEVSLEGLSVVVDCANGASFETGPKVLERAGASIHVLGDCTDGRHINEGCGSTHLEQLQAAVVEHGADIGVAFDGDADRCLAVDAEGAVIDGDQIMAILALALKEKGKLADDTLVVTVMSNLGLKLAMREHGIQLGQTSVGDRYVLEEMTLGGYSIGGEQSGHVILLEHASTGDGELTALHLLQRMKETGKSARELASVMTRMPQALINVSGVDKNRAQIDAVVTKAVEEAEAELGDTGRVLLRPSGTEPVVRVMVEAAEDEHARSVAERLAGVVRERLTLEG, from the coding sequence TCTTGGGCAATTCGGCGCATTCGAAGCGCGCAATAGCGGGGAGCGCCAGGCTAAGCCTCGTGCAGTCGTCGCGCATGACCCGCGCCCCTCGGGCGACTTCATTTCCGCCGCAATTTGCGCGGGCCTTGCATCCGCGGGCGTTGATGTTCTTGACGCCGGTGTGCTTCCCACCCCGGGCCTCGCCTACCTTGTGAAAGATTCGGGCGCCGATCTCGGCGTCATGATTTCCGCGAGCCATAATCCCCACCCAGACAACGGCATCAAGTTCTTTGCACGCGGAGGCACGAAGCTCCCCGACGAGGTCGAGGATGCGATCGAGGCGCGCCTGCACGAAGAATGGGCCCGCCCGCTTGGCGCAGAGGTGGGGTCGATCGCCCCGTACGAGAACGCGGTCGATGCCTACGTCGCTCACCTCCTGTCGACCCTCGAGGTTTCCCTCGAAGGCCTGAGCGTCGTTGTGGACTGCGCCAACGGTGCCTCCTTCGAAACGGGACCCAAGGTTCTCGAGCGTGCGGGTGCGAGCATCCACGTTCTTGGCGACTGTACCGATGGCCGGCACATCAACGAAGGCTGCGGCTCGACCCACCTTGAACAGCTCCAGGCCGCCGTGGTGGAACACGGCGCCGATATTGGCGTGGCGTTCGATGGCGATGCTGACCGCTGCCTCGCCGTTGACGCGGAAGGCGCGGTGATCGACGGCGATCAGATCATGGCCATCCTTGCTCTCGCACTCAAGGAAAAGGGCAAGCTCGCCGACGACACGCTCGTCGTGACCGTCATGAGTAACCTTGGCCTGAAGCTCGCGATGCGCGAGCATGGCATTCAGCTCGGCCAGACCTCCGTTGGCGACCGTTACGTCCTTGAAGAGATGACGCTCGGCGGCTACTCAATCGGTGGCGAACAGTCAGGCCACGTCATCCTTCTCGAGCACGCCTCGACGGGCGACGGTGAACTCACGGCTCTCCACCTCCTTCAGCGCATGAAGGAGACCGGAAAGAGCGCTCGCGAACTCGCCAGCGTCATGACTCGCATGCCGCAGGCCCTCATCAACGTGAGCGGTGTCGACAAGAACCGTGCGCAAATCGACGCGGTCGTGACGAAAGCCGTTGAGGAAGCGGAGGCCGAACTTGGCGACACCGGCCGCGTGCTTCTTCGCCCCTCGGGCACTGAACCGGTTGTGCGTGTCATGGTCGAAGCAGCCGAGGACGAGCATGCCCGTAGCGTCGCTGAGCGCCTTGCCGGGGTCGTGCGCGAGCGTCTCACGCTTGAGGGCTGA
- a CDS encoding DUF6318 family protein, with protein sequence MRSGHTQVFGAIAVVTLVAALAGCGGEKAGGSPTSASPTTVVSPASDSGGGSSQDASDSGGAESDGRTEGLPPENEALKAPDKADYLGIKYPTDQGAQAAAKYFFDAMFYGHATGDTTPFAEIIDQDSCSTCSDTLDQIVQWRSQKKFIGRVSVSPNDIWVDEKNDQYFVVQYQYSIGEVPVFVNGERESSLPGKSFSAAVKLRFADDHWQVIDAAWKDRQSDD encoded by the coding sequence ATGCGGAGCGGGCACACGCAAGTTTTCGGCGCGATCGCTGTCGTGACACTGGTGGCGGCATTGGCGGGTTGCGGGGGCGAAAAAGCTGGTGGCAGTCCGACGTCTGCTTCGCCCACCACTGTCGTTTCACCCGCTAGTGATTCCGGCGGTGGTTCCTCTCAGGATGCGTCGGATTCCGGTGGTGCGGAATCCGATGGCCGCACGGAGGGCTTGCCGCCGGAAAACGAGGCACTGAAGGCCCCAGACAAGGCGGATTACCTCGGTATCAAATATCCAACGGACCAAGGCGCGCAAGCGGCCGCGAAATACTTTTTCGACGCGATGTTCTATGGTCACGCGACCGGCGATACTACTCCCTTCGCGGAGATAATTGACCAGGACTCCTGTAGTACCTGCAGCGACACTCTTGACCAGATCGTTCAGTGGCGGAGTCAAAAGAAATTTATAGGCCGCGTCTCGGTGTCGCCGAATGATATTTGGGTGGACGAGAAGAACGATCAGTACTTTGTCGTCCAGTATCAATACTCCATCGGCGAGGTCCCGGTGTTTGTGAATGGTGAACGCGAGTCTTCGCTACCTGGAAAAAGCTTTTCTGCTGCTGTGAAGCTGCGCTTTGCTGATGATCACTGGCAGGTTATCGACGCCGCTTGGAAGGACCGTCAGAGCGATGACTAG
- a CDS encoding PKD domain-containing protein, translating into MIAWAESDVQNFEMQMLGQAVRVRATPVKYVWDFGDGTVLTTSFPGRPYPERDVSMRYAHQGWYEVSLVTQFSGEYSVNGGAWQPIAGNIEVASEKRWIYSDLRESRLVGDDIPEQYMREPERGPDTMGPLNPNARVETLTEPKKQR; encoded by the coding sequence ATGATCGCGTGGGCGGAATCGGATGTGCAGAATTTTGAGATGCAGATGCTTGGTCAGGCGGTTCGGGTGCGGGCGACCCCGGTGAAGTATGTGTGGGACTTCGGTGATGGCACGGTGCTCACGACGTCGTTTCCCGGTCGCCCATACCCTGAGCGAGACGTTTCGATGCGATACGCGCACCAGGGGTGGTATGAAGTTTCACTCGTGACGCAGTTCAGCGGTGAATACTCGGTCAACGGCGGCGCGTGGCAGCCGATCGCGGGAAACATCGAGGTGGCGAGTGAGAAGCGATGGATCTATTCGGATCTTCGCGAGTCACGCCTTGTGGGCGATGACATCCCAGAGCAGTACATGCGAGAGCCGGAGCGTGGCCCCGACACCATGGGGCCGCTGAACCCGAATGCCCGTGTGGAAACACTGACCGAGCCGAAAAAGCAACGCTAG